A single window of Pontibacter actiniarum DNA harbors:
- a CDS encoding thymidine phosphorylase family protein, with protein sequence MMHDQLKFKKLGIDTQQEHVVYMRSDCHICKSEGFSALTRIKVSNNDKSIVASLNVIESELLSPGEISLSKGAREALQVPEEAYLTLSHIPPVESMKFVRSKIYGHTLTFNALQEIMVDIVQGNYSNVDIAAFITGCAGKMSEEEVTGLTRAMVEVGERLDWGIPVVADKHCVGGLPGNRTTPIVVSIVAACGLTIPKTSSRAITSPAGTADTMETITRVNLSLEEMKQVVKKEGGCFAWGGSVKLSPADDLLIRVERALDIDSEGQLIASVLSKKVSAGATHVVIDIPVGETAKIRSRKTAETLKERLEKVAATVGLRLKVVLTDGTQPVGRGIGPALEAMDVLAVLKNETSAPQDLKERAILLAGDLLELAGEVPNGQGVVVAKEVLETGKAFEKFKAICLAQGGFTLPTFAAFSYQVKAEKAGTVNKIDNRRLAKVAKLAGAPDDPAAGVLFDAPLGKKVVVDEVLYTIFAESEGELSYALEYIANEKDIITIF encoded by the coding sequence ATGATGCACGATCAATTAAAATTCAAGAAACTAGGCATTGACACGCAGCAGGAGCATGTGGTCTATATGCGCTCAGATTGCCACATATGTAAATCAGAGGGCTTTTCAGCCTTAACCCGCATAAAAGTGTCGAACAACGACAAATCCATAGTGGCCAGTCTAAATGTAATAGAGTCCGAGCTTTTATCCCCAGGCGAAATCAGTTTGTCAAAAGGAGCCCGGGAAGCTTTACAGGTACCAGAGGAGGCTTACCTGACTTTATCCCATATACCTCCGGTAGAATCAATGAAGTTTGTACGGTCCAAGATTTATGGACACACGCTTACCTTCAACGCACTTCAGGAAATCATGGTGGATATAGTTCAGGGGAATTACTCGAATGTGGATATAGCTGCTTTTATTACAGGCTGTGCCGGGAAAATGAGTGAAGAAGAAGTTACCGGTCTGACGAGGGCGATGGTGGAGGTGGGCGAAAGGCTTGACTGGGGAATACCTGTAGTAGCTGACAAACACTGCGTAGGTGGTCTGCCCGGAAATAGAACCACCCCTATAGTAGTCTCTATCGTTGCTGCCTGTGGGCTAACAATTCCCAAAACTTCATCAAGGGCTATTACCTCGCCGGCAGGAACAGCCGATACCATGGAAACTATTACACGTGTTAATCTCTCTCTCGAAGAAATGAAGCAGGTTGTTAAAAAAGAGGGTGGCTGTTTTGCCTGGGGTGGATCAGTTAAATTAAGTCCGGCAGATGATCTGCTTATTCGAGTGGAACGGGCACTGGATATAGACAGTGAAGGACAATTGATTGCATCGGTGTTATCTAAAAAAGTTTCGGCTGGTGCCACGCATGTCGTCATAGACATTCCCGTTGGTGAAACTGCCAAAATAAGAAGTCGAAAAACAGCAGAGACGCTGAAAGAACGCCTGGAAAAAGTAGCTGCCACCGTTGGGCTCCGGTTAAAGGTTGTGCTAACAGATGGCACTCAACCTGTAGGCCGGGGCATAGGACCCGCCTTAGAGGCAATGGACGTGCTAGCGGTGCTTAAAAACGAAACTTCTGCTCCCCAGGATTTGAAGGAAAGAGCTATATTATTAGCTGGCGACCTGCTGGAATTAGCAGGAGAAGTGCCAAACGGGCAAGGTGTTGTAGTCGCAAAGGAAGTTTTAGAGACAGGCAAAGCTTTTGAAAAGTTTAAGGCTATCTGTCTTGCGCAAGGAGGCTTTACCCTGCCCACCTTTGCTGCATTTAGCTATCAGGTTAAAGCGGAGAAAGCCGGCACAGTAAACAAAATTGATAACCGCCGGCTTGCAAAAGTTGCCAAGCTTGCCGGCGCGCCGGATGATCCTGCAGCAGGCGTTCTATTCGACGCGCCGTTAGGAAAGAAAGTAGTAGTAGACGAGGTGCTGTACACCATTTTTGCAGAGTCGGAGGGGGAGTTATCCTATGCCCTGGAATACATAGCTAACGAAAAGGATATTATTACAATCTTCTAA
- a CDS encoding MBL fold metallo-hydrolase RNA specificity domain-containing protein, with protein MDAKITIKFLGAAGSVTGSKYLIKAAGKQILIDCGLFQGLKELRDLNWEEPPLKVAEIDLVLLTHAHLDHTGYLPRLVSMGFKGRVLGTAPTLAITEIILKDSAKIQEEDAARANKQGYSKHKPAKPLYTLLDVERTIAYFSSQPLDVWVDLYPGIRVRFNYNGHIIGATFIELEVEGKTLVFSGDIGRENDMLLYPPHLPKQADVLLIESTYGNRLHPAVDTELELKNIIWEVWQKEGPLIIPSFAVERTQSFLFLLWKMKQKNSLPDIPIIMDSPMGRSVLNIFHHAPEWHKMSPEECAEMCKNIKVVKSIAESKSAVNTPGPKIIIAGSGMVTGGRVLSYLEKHLDDPDATILLIGYQAEGTRGRQLQEGAQELKMFGRYFPVRATVKNMEGLSGHADQGELIRWLGKLTKAPESIFIVHGELPAAEALRNKIKEVYGWEATLPALYSIHEV; from the coding sequence CGGGATTTAAACTGGGAGGAGCCGCCTTTGAAGGTAGCAGAAATTGACCTTGTGCTACTAACGCATGCGCATCTTGACCATACAGGATATTTGCCTCGCTTGGTAAGTATGGGATTCAAAGGGAGAGTTTTAGGAACAGCACCCACCCTGGCCATAACCGAAATAATTTTAAAGGATAGTGCAAAAATTCAGGAAGAAGACGCTGCTCGTGCGAATAAGCAGGGGTATTCAAAACATAAACCGGCAAAGCCGCTTTACACCCTGCTGGATGTAGAGCGCACAATCGCTTATTTTTCATCGCAACCACTAGATGTGTGGGTTGATTTATACCCAGGTATCCGGGTTCGGTTCAACTATAACGGGCATATCATTGGCGCCACCTTTATTGAGTTAGAGGTAGAGGGGAAAACACTTGTTTTTTCAGGGGACATCGGGCGGGAAAATGATATGCTGCTTTATCCTCCACATTTGCCGAAGCAGGCTGATGTTTTGCTTATAGAAAGTACCTATGGTAACCGCCTACACCCTGCTGTAGACACTGAACTTGAACTAAAAAACATAATTTGGGAAGTATGGCAAAAGGAAGGACCTCTTATCATTCCAAGCTTTGCAGTTGAACGTACCCAGAGCTTTTTATTTCTTTTATGGAAAATGAAGCAAAAAAACAGCCTGCCTGACATACCCATCATTATGGATAGCCCCATGGGAAGATCGGTTTTAAATATATTCCATCATGCCCCTGAGTGGCACAAGATGTCTCCTGAAGAATGTGCTGAAATGTGCAAAAATATCAAGGTGGTAAAAAGCATAGCTGAAAGCAAAAGTGCTGTTAATACTCCTGGTCCGAAGATCATTATTGCCGGAAGTGGGATGGTGACAGGCGGAAGGGTTTTAAGCTACCTGGAAAAACACCTGGATGATCCTGATGCAACTATTTTGCTCATCGGTTACCAGGCGGAAGGGACACGTGGCAGGCAGCTGCAGGAAGGAGCGCAAGAACTGAAAATGTTTGGCCGTTATTTTCCTGTGCGGGCAACTGTTAAAAACATGGAAGGGCTATCGGGGCATGCTGACCAAGGTGAACTTATCAGATGGTTAGGAAAACTGACGAAGGCCCCTGAATCCATATTTATTGTCCACGGGGAATTGCCAGCTGCAGAAGCCCTGCGTAACAAAATAAAAGAAGTTTATGGCTGGGAGGCCACGCTTCCTGCCTTATATAGCATTCACGAGGTATAG